The Choloepus didactylus isolate mChoDid1 chromosome 13, mChoDid1.pri, whole genome shotgun sequence genome contains a region encoding:
- the SLC36A3 gene encoding proton-coupled amino acid transporter 3: MMQTLIHLLKCNIGTGLLGLPLAMKNAGLLVGPLSLLAIGILTVHCMVILLNCGDHLSQRLQKTFVNYGEAMMYGLESCPNSWLRTHSVWGRYTVSFLLIITQLGFCSVYFMFMADNLQQIVEEAHVTSNTCHPRKIMVLTPILDIRLYMLTILPFLILLVFIQNFKVLSVFSTLANITTLGSMILIFEYIVQGIPDPRNLPLMAGWKTFLLFFGTAIFTFEGVGMVLSLKNQMKHPQQFSFVLYLGMSIVIILYICLGTLGYMKFGSGTQASVTLNLPNCWLYQSVKLMYSIGIFFTYALQFHVPAEIIIPFAISKVSESWALFADLSVRTALVCLTCVSAIIIPRLDMIISLVGSVSSSALALIIPPFLEILTFYPEDMSCITIAKDIMISIMGLLGCIFGTYQAIYELNQPINHSIANSTGVYA; the protein is encoded by the exons ATGATGCAAACCTTGATCCACTTGCTGAAATGCAACATTGGCACAGGGCTCCTGGGGCTTCCTCTGGCCATGAAAAATGCAGGCCTACTG GTGGGCCCTCTCAGCCTGCTGGCCATCGGGATTCTCACTGTGCACTGCATGGTCATCCTGCTGAACTGTGGTGATCACCTCAGCCAGAG ACTGCAAAAGACTTTCGTGAACTATGGAGAAGCCATGATGTACGGCCTCGAAAGCTGCCCTAACAGCTGGCTGAGGACCCACTCGGTGTGGGGAAG gtATACGGTCAGCTTCTTATTGATAATCACCCAGCTGGGCTTCTGCAgtgtttattttatgtttatggcAGACAATTTACAACAG ATTGTGGAAGAAGCCCATGTGACCTCCAACACCTGCCACCCCAGGAAGATCATGGTGCTGACCCCCATCCTGGACATCCGCTTGTACATGCTTACAATCCTGCCCTTCCTGATCCTGCTGGTGTTCATCCAGAACTTCAAGGTGCTGTCCGTCTTCTCAACACTGGCCAACATCACCACCCTGGGGAGCATGATTCTGATCTTTGAGTATATAGTACAG GGAATCCCAGATCCCAGGAACCTGCCCTTGATGGCAGGCTGGAAGACATTCTTGCTGTTCTTTGGTACAGCCATCTTCACATTTGAAGGCGTTGGTATG GTTCTGTCTCTCAAAAACCAGATGAAGCATCCACAACAGTTTTCCTTTGTCCTGTACTTGGGGATGTCCATTGTCATCATCCTCTACATATGCCTGGGAACGTTGGGCTACATGAAGTTTGGGTCGGGCACTCAGGCCAGCGTCACCCTCAACTTGCCCAATTGCTG GTTGTACCAGTCAGTCAAGTTGATGTACTCTATTGGCATCTTCTTCACCTACGCCCTCCAGTTTCACGTCCCGGCTGAGATCATCATCCCCTTCGCCATCTCCAAGGTGTCAGAGAGCTGGGCACTGTTTGCAGACTTGTCTGTCCGCACAGCCTTGGTCTGTCTGACCT GTGTCTCGGCCATCATCATCCCCCGCCTGGACATGATCATCTCCCTGGTGGGCTCCGTGAGCAGCAGTGCACTGGCCCTCATCATCCCACCCTTCCTGGAGATCCTCACCTTCTACCCTGAAGACATGAGCTGCATCACCATTGCAAAGGACATCATGATTAGCATCATGGGCCTTTTGGGGTGTATATTTGGGACATACCAAGCCATCTATGAGCTGAACCAACCCATCAACCATTCCATAGCCAACTCCACAGGTGTCTATGCATAA